One region of Xylanimonas ulmi genomic DNA includes:
- a CDS encoding pilus assembly protein FlpE gives MGQGTTALVAVVGACGGAGASSVAAALAHGLRRARGRAVLVDLDAGGHGVEVLLGVEDEPGARWPELAGARGDVDGRDLLAALPRWGAVPVLSASRLSPTTPGDDVVLDVCSALLRAGEAVVADLPRPGAWTSAARALLADADDVIVVAPSTLPGAAGAVAVSRALAGLPTDAGMGRTRLVLRGRAPGRVDAADVEAVTGLDVLARVGEDRALAAAVERGQGPRVGRGTRLGRLGAQLADALTSPGADAQRRRR, from the coding sequence ATGGGACAGGGAACCACGGCGCTGGTGGCGGTCGTCGGCGCGTGCGGAGGGGCAGGCGCCTCCAGCGTCGCCGCGGCGCTGGCACACGGGCTGCGGAGAGCGCGCGGGCGTGCGGTGCTCGTCGACCTCGACGCGGGCGGGCACGGAGTCGAGGTGCTGTTGGGCGTCGAGGACGAGCCCGGCGCCCGCTGGCCTGAGCTCGCCGGCGCGCGCGGCGACGTCGACGGCCGCGACCTGCTCGCCGCCCTGCCCCGCTGGGGCGCGGTTCCGGTGCTGTCCGCGAGCCGCCTGAGCCCCACCACGCCCGGCGACGACGTCGTGCTCGACGTGTGCTCGGCGCTCCTGCGCGCGGGCGAGGCCGTGGTCGCGGACCTGCCGCGGCCGGGCGCGTGGACTTCCGCCGCGCGGGCGCTGCTCGCGGACGCCGACGACGTGATCGTCGTGGCGCCGTCGACGCTGCCGGGGGCGGCGGGCGCCGTGGCCGTCTCGCGTGCGCTGGCCGGTCTGCCCACCGACGCAGGCATGGGGCGCACACGCCTCGTGCTGCGGGGGCGGGCGCCCGGACGGGTCGACGCCGCAGACGTCGAGGCCGTGACCGGGCTCGACGTCCTCGCCCGGGTGGGTGAGGACCGGGCGCTCGCCGCGGCCGTCGAACGCGGGCAGGGGCCGCGCGTCGGACGCGGCACCCGGCTCGGCAGGCTCGGCGCCCAACTCGCCGACGCGCTGACGTCACCGGGCGCCGACGCGCAGAGGCGACGGCGGTGA
- a CDS encoding NADH:flavin oxidoreductase/NADH oxidase: MSLLFEPLRLRDLTVTNRVWLAPMCQYSARDGLPGDWHLAHLGARAAGGFGLLITEATAVVPEGRITAHDTGLWDDAQIAAWRRITGFVHEQGAAIGVQLAHAGRKASVHRPWAPVQGTVPGAEGGWPTLGPSEQPFPGYAAPAAMTSEQVAAVPEQFAAAARRAHAAGFDAVELHAAHGYLLHQFLSPLTNDRSDRYGGTPANRARLLIEVADAVRAVWPDGKPLLVRVSATDWADGGLQADDVAQVVKELRAHGVDLADVSTGGLVPATVPTAPGYQVPHARTVREVAGITTAAVGLITSAHQAEQVLVVGAADAVLLGRPALRDPHWPLRAARELGDAVAWPPQYQRAAWR; the protein is encoded by the coding sequence GTGAGCCTCCTGTTCGAGCCCCTGCGCCTGCGCGACCTGACCGTCACCAACCGTGTGTGGCTGGCGCCCATGTGCCAGTACTCCGCGCGCGACGGCCTGCCCGGCGACTGGCACCTGGCGCACCTCGGCGCCCGCGCCGCGGGCGGGTTCGGGCTGCTGATCACCGAGGCCACCGCCGTCGTGCCCGAGGGGCGGATCACCGCCCACGACACGGGCCTGTGGGACGACGCCCAGATCGCCGCGTGGCGCCGCATCACCGGGTTCGTGCACGAGCAGGGCGCGGCGATCGGCGTGCAACTCGCCCATGCGGGCCGCAAGGCCTCGGTGCACCGGCCGTGGGCGCCCGTGCAGGGCACCGTGCCGGGGGCCGAGGGCGGATGGCCCACGCTCGGCCCGAGCGAGCAGCCCTTCCCCGGGTACGCGGCGCCTGCCGCGATGACGAGCGAGCAGGTCGCCGCCGTGCCCGAGCAGTTCGCCGCCGCGGCCCGCCGCGCGCACGCCGCGGGCTTCGACGCCGTCGAGCTGCACGCCGCGCACGGCTACCTGCTGCACCAGTTCCTCTCGCCGCTGACCAACGACCGCAGCGACCGGTACGGCGGCACGCCCGCCAACCGCGCGCGCCTGCTCATCGAGGTGGCCGACGCGGTGCGCGCCGTGTGGCCCGACGGCAAGCCACTGCTGGTGCGCGTGTCCGCGACCGACTGGGCCGACGGCGGACTCCAGGCCGACGACGTCGCGCAGGTCGTCAAGGAGCTGCGCGCGCACGGCGTCGACCTCGCCGACGTCTCGACGGGCGGGTTGGTGCCCGCGACCGTCCCGACGGCGCCCGGGTACCAGGTGCCGCACGCGCGGACGGTCCGCGAGGTGGCCGGGATCACCACCGCCGCCGTCGGCCTCATCACCTCGGCCCACCAGGCCGAGCAGGTGCTCGTCGTCGGGGCCGCAGACGCCGTGCTGCTGGGACGCCCCGCGCTGCGCGACCCGCACTGGCCGTTGCGCGCCGCGCGCGAGCTGGGCGACGCCGTCGCGTGGCCGCCGCAGTACCAGCGCGCCGCGTGGCGGTGA
- the acs gene encoding acetate--CoA ligase yields MTTPQPETAGLENLLHETRSFPPAPDFAAAANAQASLYNAAQADRLGFWATQARELISWHTPFTQTLDWSDAPVARWFADGTLNAAYNAVDRHVEAGHGDRVAIHFEGEPGDTRTVTYADLQREVARAANALAALGVSKGDRVVIYLPMLVESVVAMLACARIGAPHSVVFGGFSADALRSRIADAQATLVITADGGYRRGAPSALKPAVDEALAGEGAETVKHVLVVRRTGQETAWTPGRDIWWHDALESADTFHEPVWVDAEHPLFILYTSGTTGRPKGILHTTGGYLTQAAYTHQTVFDLKDGDVFWCTADIGWVTGHSYVVYGPLTNGATQVLYEGTPDTPHRGRWWELIEKYRVSILYTAPTAIRTCMKWGDDIPAAYDLSSLRVLGSVGEPINPEAWMWYRRVIGADKTPIVDTWWQTETGAIMISPLPGVTATKPGSAQVPVPGISADVVDDEAHPVPDGGGGYLVLTEPWPAMLRGIWGDRQRYEDTYWSRFRGLYFAGDGAKRDDDGDIWLLGRVDDVMNVSGHRLSTTEIESALVAHDIVAEAAVVGASDDTTGQAVVAFVILRGEHADRAATPEGAQAVQEELRQHVASQIGPIAKPKRILVVPELPKTRSGKIMRRLLRDVAENRAVGDATTLADSSVMDLISAGLGAGTTARR; encoded by the coding sequence TTGACTACTCCGCAGCCTGAGACCGCAGGCCTCGAGAACCTGCTCCACGAGACCCGATCCTTCCCCCCGGCGCCCGACTTCGCCGCCGCGGCCAACGCGCAGGCGAGCCTCTACAACGCCGCTCAGGCGGACCGGCTCGGCTTCTGGGCGACCCAGGCACGCGAGCTCATCTCGTGGCACACGCCGTTCACGCAGACCCTCGACTGGTCAGACGCGCCCGTGGCGCGCTGGTTCGCCGACGGCACGCTCAACGCGGCCTACAACGCCGTCGACCGGCACGTCGAGGCCGGCCACGGCGACCGCGTCGCCATCCACTTCGAGGGCGAGCCCGGCGACACCCGGACCGTCACCTACGCCGACCTGCAGCGCGAGGTCGCACGCGCCGCCAACGCGCTCGCGGCGCTGGGCGTGTCCAAGGGCGACCGCGTCGTCATCTACCTGCCGATGCTGGTCGAGTCGGTCGTCGCGATGCTCGCGTGCGCGCGCATCGGCGCGCCGCACTCCGTCGTCTTCGGCGGGTTCTCGGCCGACGCGCTGCGCTCGCGCATCGCCGACGCGCAGGCCACGCTCGTCATCACCGCCGACGGCGGCTACCGCCGCGGAGCGCCGTCGGCGCTCAAGCCCGCGGTCGACGAGGCGCTGGCGGGTGAGGGCGCCGAGACCGTCAAGCACGTGCTCGTGGTGCGCCGCACCGGTCAGGAGACCGCCTGGACGCCAGGCCGCGACATCTGGTGGCACGACGCCCTGGAGTCGGCCGACACGTTCCACGAGCCCGTGTGGGTCGACGCCGAGCACCCGCTGTTCATCCTCTACACCTCGGGCACCACGGGCCGGCCCAAGGGCATCCTGCACACCACGGGCGGATACCTCACGCAGGCGGCCTACACGCACCAGACGGTGTTCGACCTCAAGGACGGCGACGTGTTCTGGTGCACCGCCGACATCGGCTGGGTCACGGGGCACTCGTACGTCGTCTACGGGCCGCTGACCAACGGCGCCACGCAGGTCCTGTACGAGGGCACGCCCGACACCCCGCACCGGGGCCGCTGGTGGGAGCTGATCGAGAAGTACCGCGTCTCGATCCTGTACACGGCGCCCACGGCGATCCGCACCTGCATGAAGTGGGGCGACGACATCCCCGCGGCGTACGACCTGTCCTCGCTGCGCGTGCTCGGGTCGGTGGGCGAGCCCATCAACCCTGAGGCCTGGATGTGGTACCGCCGCGTCATCGGCGCCGACAAGACCCCCATCGTCGACACGTGGTGGCAGACCGAGACCGGCGCCATCATGATTAGCCCGCTGCCGGGCGTCACCGCCACCAAGCCGGGGTCCGCGCAGGTCCCCGTGCCGGGGATCAGCGCCGACGTCGTCGACGACGAGGCCCACCCCGTGCCCGACGGCGGCGGTGGGTACCTGGTGCTCACCGAGCCGTGGCCGGCGATGCTGCGCGGCATCTGGGGCGACCGCCAGCGCTACGAGGACACGTACTGGTCGCGGTTCCGCGGGCTGTACTTCGCGGGCGACGGCGCCAAGAGGGACGACGACGGCGACATCTGGCTGCTGGGTCGCGTCGACGACGTCATGAACGTCTCGGGCCACCGCCTGTCGACGACGGAGATCGAGTCGGCGCTCGTCGCGCACGACATCGTCGCGGAGGCCGCCGTCGTCGGCGCCTCGGACGACACGACGGGGCAGGCGGTCGTCGCGTTCGTGATCCTGCGTGGGGAGCACGCCGACCGGGCCGCGACGCCCGAGGGCGCGCAGGCGGTGCAGGAGGAGCTGCGCCAGCACGTCGCGAGCCAGATCGGGCCGATCGCCAAGCCCAAGCGCATCCTCGTGGTGCCTGAGCTGCCCAAGACGCGCTCGGGCAAGATCATGCGCCGCCTGCTGCGCGACGTCGCCGAGAACCGCGCCGTGGGCGACGCGACGACGCTCGCGGACAGCTCGGTCATGGACCTGATCTCCGCGGGTCTGGGCGCGGGGACCACCGCCCGCCGCTGA
- a CDS encoding HAD family hydrolase, with amino-acid sequence MSRAAAFFDLDKTIIATSASAALSRPFYEGGLVTRVDVLRTAYAHFLFVVGSADADQTERMRKHLSELAAGWDVDKVRQIVAETVHDVIDPYVYAEAVDLIAEHHELGHDVVIVSASGAELVEPIAAVLGADHVIATRMRVEDGKYTGDMEFYAYGENKAIAIRELAAQHDYDLTRSYAYTDSVTDAPMLEAVGHGFVVNPDRSLRRLAAERGWGALTFSRPVALRANLRPPTPVLGVLGVLTAAAVGFLVWRALRHR; translated from the coding sequence GTGAGCCGAGCCGCCGCATTCTTCGACCTCGACAAGACGATCATCGCCACGAGCGCGTCGGCGGCCCTGTCCCGCCCGTTCTACGAGGGTGGACTGGTCACGCGGGTCGACGTGCTGCGCACCGCCTACGCCCACTTCCTGTTCGTGGTGGGCAGCGCTGACGCCGACCAGACCGAGCGCATGCGCAAGCACCTGTCGGAGCTCGCGGCCGGGTGGGACGTCGACAAGGTCCGCCAGATCGTGGCGGAGACCGTGCACGACGTCATCGACCCGTACGTCTACGCCGAGGCCGTCGACCTCATCGCCGAGCACCACGAGTTGGGGCACGACGTGGTCATCGTCTCGGCGTCGGGCGCCGAGTTGGTCGAGCCGATCGCCGCGGTGCTCGGCGCCGACCACGTCATCGCGACCCGCATGCGCGTCGAGGACGGCAAGTACACCGGCGACATGGAGTTCTACGCGTACGGCGAGAACAAGGCGATCGCGATCCGCGAGTTGGCCGCCCAGCACGACTACGACCTGACGCGCTCGTACGCGTACACCGACTCGGTCACCGACGCGCCCATGCTCGAGGCGGTCGGGCACGGGTTCGTCGTCAACCCCGACCGCAGCCTGCGCCGCCTGGCGGCCGAGCGCGGCTGGGGCGCGCTCACGTTCTCCCGTCCCGTGGCGTTGCGCGCCAACCTGCGTCCGCCGACGCCGGTGCTCGGGGTGCTGGGCGTGCTGACCGCCGCGGCGGTCGGGTTCTTGGTCTGGCGGGCGCTGAGGCACCGCTGA
- a CDS encoding GNAT family N-acetyltransferase has translation MRLPVPLQIGPLSAADADAVRDLADAASRADGVAPLSEQPLLRLRADEGWLTHALVRSKSGQAIGYAQIDRGGGEASAELVVHPQHRRGGVGRLLLRTAERDAALPQFGGTPGQRGKALRVWAHGDLAPARAFAASAGYVVVRELLFLTMPLPAPEPAPVVEPAPVVEPAPVVEPVETTHPDRVSTGSTPLAGGYTLRPFVPGRDDAAWVALNARAFAAHPEQGRLTVADLRDRMAEPWFDAAGLLLAEAPDGTLAGSIWTKVEGLVEGGAHGGLADDGEIYAVGVDAAHAGRGLGSALTRAGLAHLTGRARRAVLYVDGDNAAALAVYRRAGFTHSAVDVQYGRHNNVMIQP, from the coding sequence ATGCGCTTGCCCGTTCCTCTGCAGATCGGTCCGCTCTCTGCCGCCGACGCCGACGCCGTGCGCGACCTCGCCGACGCCGCGAGCCGGGCCGACGGCGTCGCTCCGCTGTCTGAGCAGCCGTTGTTGCGGTTGCGCGCCGACGAGGGCTGGCTGACGCACGCGCTGGTGCGGTCGAAGTCCGGGCAGGCGATCGGCTACGCGCAGATCGACCGGGGCGGCGGCGAGGCGAGCGCCGAACTGGTCGTGCACCCGCAGCACCGGCGCGGCGGCGTCGGGCGGCTGCTGCTGCGCACCGCCGAGCGCGACGCCGCCCTGCCCCAGTTCGGCGGCACGCCCGGCCAGCGCGGCAAGGCGTTGCGGGTGTGGGCGCACGGCGATCTGGCGCCCGCCCGCGCGTTCGCGGCGAGCGCCGGCTACGTCGTCGTGCGCGAGCTGCTGTTCCTCACCATGCCCCTCCCGGCGCCTGAGCCCGCCCCGGTGGTTGAGCCCGCCCCGGTGGTGGAGCCCGCCCCGGTGGTTGAGCCCGTCGAAACCACCCACCCCGACCGGGTCTCGACAGGCTCAACCCCCCTCGCCGGCGGGTACACCCTGCGGCCGTTCGTCCCCGGGCGCGACGACGCCGCCTGGGTCGCGCTCAACGCGCGCGCCTTCGCCGCGCACCCCGAGCAGGGCCGGCTCACGGTCGCCGACCTGCGCGACCGCATGGCCGAGCCGTGGTTCGACGCGGCCGGGCTCCTGCTCGCCGAGGCGCCCGACGGCACGCTCGCAGGCTCGATCTGGACCAAGGTCGAAGGGCTCGTCGAGGGCGGCGCTCACGGCGGTCTGGCCGACGACGGCGAGATCTACGCCGTCGGCGTCGACGCCGCCCACGCGGGCCGCGGGCTCGGCTCGGCGCTGACCCGCGCGGGGCTCGCGCACCTGACCGGCAGGGCCCGCCGCGCGGTGCTTTATGTCGACGGCGACAACGCCGCGGCCCTCGCGGTCTACAGGCGCGCGGGCTTCACGCACAGCGCGGTCGACGTCCAGTACGGACGTCACAACAATGTCATGATTCAGCCATGA
- a CDS encoding prealbumin-like fold domain-containing protein: MTRQVVNTDRRGHWSAARRRLSAPLALAVMLALAVVAVAGGLFATPEQARAESGPANSWVRGEQTWYAYVQAGETFSADFTLTGQDAGVGWGDNSRVQVKDPQGNVVKTCDFTYNSTRVTECRYTSGPQATAGVFSVSLGKLPGNTSSSPLGRPILAWDVSVTHGAERKSGRVWSEQFVMEDSPSTPVDLTLFYQTVSGFTYRADHVGMVGIASRYVSSAFGNVHAEDVPGEGQPKKCDSAYQSIPNNSLRGSNKNLAPGYSELGIPADKTGCKFTPFKIFFEEPSKDLPAEATLPGSDSPAWLRDAPMEAEDVQVTDFTFEPASPGSRAGTISFRIPRHEGVARVQVDVNDNGEFDDENDREFQTRVLAGQDGKGELVTIAFNGMDAKSVAIAPTTPLAVRVTVDRIGEVHFTAIDLEVLANGLKVERLNGWQPGPSGLSWDDSMIEEQHNGAVKKCSRTAATTGDGVDSSQGVHGWNECESGTNVEPWTSPNPGHMGSWGNLAAIDNWTSIPVDHEIIVEIPAFKISKTSSPATGAAVTPAERIEYSITAEPVQYSHPGDVNASNPRWVPATTWSGRYVDSAASVADGATIDWDSLKSSPAAHSKLEPNTTSNQFTWTGEDVPIGPPVVTSYSATVKPVAEQGESGLLHNRADIQASNFEQPKECIKDLCGETRHALLEVEKSSTPTDGQDVAPGQEVAYTITFTNRGSQRAPVDYEDRIADVVDEAVVNAASLTATNGLTAEWNAEGTIISVKGGLPASNASGPATGTVTYTVKVKDAGFKNGTLRNYVVRPTADTPEACDPKDVLCTEHPITGGYTVTKTSDPESGVYVSPGNVVKYTVTAVGTGTGATGISLTDDLTNVLKHANFTTESASLKVGKADPAPVSDPGTEQKLVAGPFDLAEGETATLTYEVVVKLDAWSKALANVVTGVDENGKPPATCDPCATRTPVTARIEILKVGRGINGAGPLGGSAWTVHKDVAGAMGAELESPRVTPISVDGQVQVGRFEFTEALPGTYWLMETQTQAGFSLLAAPVRFVIGDDGTVSLPDQLAHGQAVSVAGNSGVAVITVENTAAVILPRTGDSTGDGPHVMVGASVLVVAMSAIALRELRRRGAARTRRA, from the coding sequence GTGACCAGACAAGTCGTCAACACCGACCGACGAGGCCACTGGAGCGCGGCCCGTCGGCGCCTGAGCGCGCCGCTCGCGCTCGCCGTCATGCTCGCGCTCGCCGTCGTCGCTGTGGCCGGAGGCCTCTTCGCCACACCCGAGCAGGCGCGGGCGGAGAGCGGCCCGGCCAACAGTTGGGTGCGAGGCGAGCAGACCTGGTACGCGTACGTCCAGGCGGGAGAGACCTTCTCCGCCGACTTCACCTTGACTGGTCAGGATGCGGGGGTGGGTTGGGGCGACAACTCCCGCGTTCAGGTGAAGGATCCCCAGGGCAACGTGGTCAAGACGTGCGACTTCACGTATAACTCCACGAGGGTGACGGAATGCAGGTACACGTCAGGCCCTCAGGCGACTGCGGGCGTCTTCAGTGTGTCGCTCGGGAAGCTCCCGGGGAACACATCTTCGAGCCCCCTTGGTCGGCCGATCCTCGCATGGGATGTCAGCGTGACGCACGGAGCGGAGCGAAAGTCTGGCCGCGTCTGGTCCGAGCAATTCGTGATGGAGGACTCGCCGTCGACGCCTGTCGACCTGACGCTCTTCTACCAGACGGTGTCAGGGTTCACCTATCGGGCGGATCATGTGGGCATGGTCGGGATCGCCTCGCGATACGTCTCCAGCGCCTTCGGGAACGTGCACGCTGAGGACGTCCCAGGAGAGGGTCAGCCGAAGAAGTGTGACTCGGCCTATCAGTCGATCCCCAACAACTCTCTGCGGGGGAGCAACAAAAACCTCGCGCCGGGGTACAGCGAGCTCGGGATTCCGGCCGACAAGACGGGATGCAAGTTCACGCCGTTCAAGATCTTCTTCGAGGAGCCGAGTAAGGATCTTCCTGCCGAAGCGACCCTGCCCGGAAGTGACTCGCCGGCCTGGCTTCGCGACGCGCCCATGGAAGCCGAAGACGTCCAGGTGACTGACTTCACGTTCGAGCCCGCGTCGCCGGGCTCCCGTGCCGGGACCATCTCCTTTCGGATCCCGCGGCACGAGGGCGTCGCGCGCGTCCAGGTCGACGTCAACGACAACGGCGAGTTCGACGACGAGAACGACCGCGAGTTCCAGACGCGTGTCCTGGCCGGACAGGACGGCAAGGGCGAGCTGGTGACGATCGCGTTCAACGGCATGGACGCGAAGTCCGTTGCGATCGCGCCGACCACACCCCTTGCGGTGCGCGTCACCGTCGACAGGATCGGCGAGGTTCATTTCACGGCCATCGACCTCGAGGTGCTCGCAAACGGCCTGAAGGTCGAGCGCCTCAACGGATGGCAGCCCGGCCCAAGCGGCCTGTCCTGGGACGACTCGATGATCGAAGAGCAGCACAACGGCGCCGTCAAAAAGTGCTCCAGGACCGCCGCGACCACGGGAGATGGGGTGGACAGCAGCCAAGGAGTGCACGGCTGGAACGAGTGCGAATCCGGCACCAACGTCGAGCCGTGGACCTCTCCGAACCCTGGGCACATGGGCTCCTGGGGCAATCTCGCCGCGATCGACAACTGGACGAGCATCCCGGTGGACCACGAGATCATCGTCGAGATCCCCGCGTTCAAGATCTCCAAGACGTCCAGCCCCGCGACGGGTGCTGCCGTCACTCCGGCCGAGCGGATCGAATACTCGATCACGGCGGAGCCCGTGCAGTACTCGCATCCGGGTGACGTGAACGCCTCGAACCCCAGGTGGGTCCCGGCCACCACGTGGAGCGGGCGGTACGTCGACTCCGCCGCCTCGGTCGCCGACGGCGCCACCATCGACTGGGATAGCCTCAAGAGCTCTCCCGCGGCGCACAGCAAGCTGGAGCCGAACACGACGTCGAACCAGTTCACATGGACCGGCGAGGACGTGCCGATCGGCCCGCCCGTCGTGACGAGCTACAGCGCGACGGTCAAACCGGTGGCCGAACAGGGCGAGTCGGGTCTGCTGCACAACCGGGCCGACATCCAGGCGTCGAACTTCGAGCAGCCCAAGGAGTGCATCAAGGATTTGTGCGGCGAGACGAGGCACGCCCTGCTGGAGGTCGAGAAGTCGTCGACGCCGACGGACGGGCAGGACGTCGCCCCCGGGCAAGAGGTCGCGTACACGATCACCTTCACCAACCGAGGCTCACAGAGGGCGCCCGTCGACTATGAGGACCGCATCGCGGACGTCGTGGACGAGGCGGTGGTGAACGCCGCCTCCCTCACCGCGACGAACGGACTGACGGCCGAGTGGAACGCTGAGGGGACGATCATCAGCGTGAAAGGCGGGCTGCCGGCGTCGAACGCCTCCGGGCCGGCGACGGGGACGGTCACCTACACCGTGAAGGTCAAGGACGCAGGGTTCAAGAACGGCACGCTGCGCAACTACGTCGTCAGGCCCACTGCGGACACCCCCGAGGCGTGCGACCCGAAGGACGTGCTGTGCACCGAGCATCCGATCACGGGCGGCTACACGGTCACCAAGACCTCCGATCCGGAGTCCGGCGTGTACGTCTCGCCTGGCAACGTGGTGAAGTACACCGTCACCGCGGTCGGGACGGGCACCGGCGCCACGGGCATCTCCCTGACCGACGACCTCACGAACGTCCTCAAGCACGCGAACTTCACCACGGAATCGGCGTCCCTCAAGGTCGGGAAGGCTGACCCGGCGCCGGTCAGCGACCCGGGCACGGAGCAGAAGCTCGTCGCGGGCCCCTTCGACCTCGCGGAGGGCGAGACCGCGACTCTGACCTACGAGGTCGTCGTCAAGCTCGACGCCTGGTCGAAGGCCCTGGCCAACGTGGTGACCGGCGTCGACGAGAATGGCAAGCCGCCCGCGACGTGCGACCCGTGCGCCACGCGCACGCCGGTGACGGCGCGCATCGAGATCCTCAAGGTCGGCCGCGGGATCAACGGTGCGGGCCCGCTGGGAGGCTCGGCCTGGACGGTGCACAAGGACGTCGCCGGCGCGATGGGCGCCGAGTTGGAGTCACCGCGAGTGACGCCAATCTCCGTCGACGGGCAGGTGCAGGTCGGCAGGTTCGAGTTCACCGAAGCCCTCCCGGGCACGTATTGGTTGATGGAGACCCAGACGCAGGCCGGCTTCTCACTCCTGGCGGCGCCGGTGCGGTTCGTCATCGGCGACGACGGCACTGTCAGCCTCCCGGACCAGCTCGCCCATGGCCAGGCCGTGTCCGTCGCGGGAAATAGTGGCGTGGCAGTCATCACGGTGGAGAACACCGCGGCGGTCATCCTGCCCCGCACCGGCGACTCGACGGGCGACGGACCGCACGTGATGGTCGGCGCGAGCGTACTCGTGGTCGCGATGTCCGCCATCGCGCTGCGCGAGCTGCGGCGCCGAGGCGCCGCAAGGACGCGGCGCGCATGA
- a CDS encoding TadA family conjugal transfer-associated ATPase, with translation MSGPLRPERGPSDVAALDPSLLDDVRGRIGSRDVDDAALGAALTASGRVLGSDALRDLTRAARAELTGAGPLQPLLELPEVTDVLVNGPRDVWVDRGHGVERVDVDLGTPGAVRALAVRLAALAGQRLDDAAPVCDGRLPDGTRLHAVVEPIVPSGAAVSLRVLRQSTLTLDALVALRAVPAGWETLLHGLIARRANVLVSGGTGTGKTTLLAALLGLALHDERLVVVEEARELAPAHPHVVALVTRRANVEGAGAVGLTELVRAALRMRPDRIVVGECRGAEVREVLLAMNTGHDGGLATLHANAVEHVPARLEALAALAGMPRDAVAAQAVAAVDVVLHVRRERGRRFVAALGVVDRADDGFRVRAAARWDGQAAQACVADATAWEQVLARWGS, from the coding sequence GTGAGCGGGCCGCTCCGGCCGGAACGGGGCCCCAGCGACGTCGCCGCCTTGGACCCGAGCCTGCTCGACGATGTGCGCGGACGGATCGGCTCGCGCGATGTGGACGACGCCGCGCTGGGCGCCGCGCTCACCGCGAGCGGACGGGTGCTCGGGTCGGACGCGCTGCGCGACCTGACCCGCGCGGCGCGCGCCGAGCTCACGGGGGCCGGCCCGCTCCAGCCGCTGCTGGAGCTGCCCGAGGTCACCGACGTGCTCGTCAACGGCCCACGCGACGTGTGGGTCGACCGCGGGCACGGCGTCGAGCGCGTCGACGTCGACCTCGGCACACCAGGCGCCGTGCGGGCGCTGGCGGTGCGGCTCGCCGCGCTCGCCGGGCAGCGGCTCGACGACGCGGCGCCCGTGTGCGACGGACGGCTTCCGGACGGCACTCGGCTGCACGCCGTCGTCGAGCCCATCGTGCCCAGCGGGGCGGCGGTCTCACTGCGCGTGCTGCGCCAGTCGACGCTCACCCTCGATGCGCTCGTGGCGCTGCGCGCGGTCCCCGCGGGCTGGGAGACGCTGCTGCACGGGCTCATCGCGCGGCGCGCCAACGTGCTGGTCTCGGGCGGGACGGGGACGGGCAAGACGACCCTGCTGGCCGCGCTGCTGGGACTGGCGCTGCACGACGAACGGCTCGTGGTCGTCGAGGAGGCGCGCGAGCTCGCTCCCGCGCACCCGCACGTCGTGGCGCTCGTGACGCGCCGGGCGAACGTCGAGGGCGCCGGAGCCGTGGGCCTGACCGAGTTGGTGCGCGCCGCACTGCGCATGCGGCCCGACCGGATCGTCGTAGGCGAATGCCGCGGCGCCGAGGTGCGTGAGGTGCTGCTCGCCATGAACACCGGGCACGACGGCGGCCTGGCCACCTTGCACGCCAACGCCGTCGAGCACGTGCCCGCGCGCCTGGAGGCGCTCGCGGCGCTCGCGGGCATGCCCCGCGATGCGGTCGCCGCGCAGGCGGTCGCGGCCGTCGACGTCGTGCTGCATGTGCGGCGCGAGCGCGGCAGACGGTTCGTGGCGGCGCTCGGGGTCGTCGACCGCGCCGACGACGGCTTCCGTGTGCGGGCGGCGGCGCGCTGGGACGGGCAGGCCGCGCAGGCGTGCGTGGCCGACGCGACGGCCTGGGAGCAGGTCCTGGCGAGGTGGGGATCGTGA